In a single window of the Calypte anna isolate BGI_N300 unplaced genomic scaffold, bCalAnn1_v1.p scaffold_117_arrow_ctg1, whole genome shotgun sequence genome:
- the LOC115600189 gene encoding ankyrin repeat domain-containing protein 7-like, protein MGLFSRKRHRRYRAVPRYNPVWPGGEAVSTSGPQLEEKDLNKLHHAAAHGHLSWLRFWHSWLKIWGIDRRDRENRTPLHLACANGHTEVARFLIKHGSQLDAVDNFGRTPLMKAVQLREQACVTFLLEQGADPNLADIDGNTALQLAILGRS, encoded by the exons ATGGGGCTCTTCAGCAGGAAGCGTCACCGTCGCTACAGGGCTGTGCCCCGTTACAATCCTGTGTGGCCCGGTGGTGAAGCTGTCAGCACCAGCGGCCCTCAGCTTGAGGAGAAAGATCTGAACAAGCTGCACCACGCTGCCGCCCACGGTCACCTGTCCTGGCTGAGGTTCTGGCACTCGTGGCTCAAGATTTGGGGCATCGACCGCCGTGACAGGGAGAATCg GACACCTCTCCATCTGGCGTGTGCCAACGGCCACACAGAGGTTGCCAGATTCCTCATAAAGCACGGCAGCCAGTTGGATGCTGTTGATAATTTTGGGAGAACACCCCTGATGAAG GCAGTACAGCTCAGAGAACAAGCCTGTGTGACTTTTCTGCTAGAGCAGGGTGCCGACCCAAATCTTGCAGACATCGATGGCAACACTGCCCTCCAGTTGGCCATCCTGGGTCGTAGT